From Kineosporia succinea, the proteins below share one genomic window:
- a CDS encoding aminoglycoside phosphotransferase family protein, with protein sequence MARMPAADVEITTDDIRQLLAEQHPDLAHEPITVLANGWDNVMARIGDGLVARLPRREQAAALVHAEQTWLPELAPRLPLPIPVPVRTGVPTPGYPYPWSLTPWLPGSPAVTATGEFTEADSHRVATELAAFLGALHRPAPTQAPRNPFRGVDLPARRPLDERNAASAGASAGFLMELIDRGTAAEPWAHEPVWLHGDLHPANLLITGRGIGAVIDFGDLTAGDPATDLAVAWMLLPAPARARFWAEYAHRAPLSGKSLEIRARAWAAAFALVFLAHSADNPQMAAIGAATAAALGSE encoded by the coding sequence ATGGCCCGGATGCCCGCCGCCGACGTCGAGATCACCACCGACGACATCCGGCAGCTTCTCGCCGAGCAGCACCCCGACCTGGCGCACGAGCCGATCACCGTGCTCGCGAACGGCTGGGACAACGTGATGGCCCGCATCGGTGACGGCCTCGTCGCCCGCCTGCCCCGCCGCGAGCAGGCCGCCGCCCTGGTGCACGCCGAGCAGACCTGGCTGCCCGAACTGGCCCCGCGCCTTCCCCTGCCGATCCCGGTGCCGGTGCGCACCGGCGTCCCCACGCCCGGCTACCCCTACCCCTGGAGTCTCACGCCCTGGCTGCCCGGAAGCCCTGCGGTCACCGCCACCGGCGAATTCACCGAAGCTGATTCGCACCGTGTCGCGACCGAACTCGCGGCCTTTCTGGGAGCCCTGCACCGGCCCGCTCCCACGCAGGCTCCCCGCAACCCGTTCCGGGGCGTCGACCTGCCCGCCCGCCGTCCGCTCGACGAGCGCAACGCGGCGTCGGCCGGTGCCTCGGCGGGGTTCCTGATGGAACTGATCGACCGGGGCACGGCGGCGGAACCCTGGGCGCACGAACCGGTCTGGCTCCACGGCGACCTGCATCCGGCCAATCTCCTGATCACCGGCCGGGGGATCGGGGCGGTCATCGACTTCGGCGACCTGACCGCGGGCGACCCGGCCACCGACCTGGCCGTGGCCTGGATGCTGCTCCCGGCTCCGGCCCGAGCGCGGTTCTGGGCGGAGTACGCGCACCGGGCGCCCCTTTCCGGGAAATCGCTGGAAATCCGGGCCCGGGCCTGGGCGGCCGCGTTCGCCCTGGTCTTCCTGGCTCATTCCGCCGACAACCCGCAGATGGCGGCGATCGGGGCGGCCACGGCGGCGGCATTGGGCAGCGAATAG
- a CDS encoding heme o synthase, with translation MTAPPTHVPTVPALRAAFPELTGESELFLVRAKRSHKLRRSVAAYIALTKPRIIELLLVTTVPAMMLAERGVPSLWLVLATLFGGSLAAGSANALNMYIDRDIDAEMKRTVNRPLVTGEVSPRGALTFGLALGVIAFAVLAVLVNVLSAVLGLAAILLYVVGYTMILKRRTPQNIVWGGVAGCLPTLIGWSAVTNSLSLAPFVLFGIVFLWTPPHYWPLSIKYREDYAKAGVPMLPVVADPKVVGKQIVIYSWAMVLWSLLLIPAADTGWVYTIGALVTGGYFLYEAHALYGRSKREEAELKPMRLFHGSITYLTVLFLVVAIDPLLHF, from the coding sequence CTGACGGCGCCGCCAACGCATGTCCCGACCGTGCCCGCGCTGAGGGCGGCTTTCCCCGAGCTGACGGGCGAGAGCGAGCTCTTCCTCGTCCGGGCCAAGCGCTCGCACAAGCTGCGCCGGTCGGTCGCCGCGTACATCGCGCTCACCAAGCCCCGCATCATCGAGCTGCTGCTCGTCACCACGGTGCCGGCCATGATGCTGGCCGAGCGGGGCGTGCCCTCGCTGTGGCTGGTCCTGGCCACGCTCTTCGGCGGATCGCTCGCCGCGGGCAGTGCCAACGCGCTGAACATGTACATCGACCGCGACATCGACGCGGAGATGAAGCGCACGGTGAACCGCCCGCTGGTCACCGGCGAGGTCAGCCCGCGCGGCGCCCTCACCTTCGGCCTGGCGCTCGGCGTGATCGCGTTCGCGGTGCTGGCCGTGCTGGTGAACGTGCTGTCGGCGGTGCTCGGCCTGGCGGCGATCCTGCTCTACGTCGTGGGCTACACGATGATCCTGAAACGCCGCACCCCGCAGAACATCGTGTGGGGCGGCGTGGCCGGGTGCCTGCCCACGCTCATCGGCTGGTCGGCGGTGACGAACAGCCTCAGTCTCGCGCCGTTCGTGCTGTTCGGCATCGTGTTCCTGTGGACGCCGCCGCACTACTGGCCGCTGTCCATCAAGTACCGCGAGGACTACGCCAAGGCCGGTGTGCCGATGCTGCCCGTGGTCGCCGACCCCAAGGTCGTCGGCAAGCAGATCGTCATCTACTCGTGGGCCATGGTGCTGTGGTCTCTGCTGCTGATCCCGGCGGCCGACACCGGCTGGGTCTACACGATCGGGGCCCTGGTCACTGGCGGCTACTTCCTCTACGAGGCGCATGCGCTGTACGGCCGGTCGAAGCGTGAGGAGGCTGAGCTCAAGCCGATGCGGCTGTTCCACGGCTCGATCACCTACCTGACCGTGCTGTTCCTGGTCGTCGCGATCGACCCGCTGCTGCACTTCTGA
- a CDS encoding putative bifunctional diguanylate cyclase/phosphodiesterase gives MGLLVLAVPAGHPDVQPWLLLAGTWVAVGATLGGIAWYRPAEWIAWSLVAGMLGLWGGAGLVGLLNEDAAAVGAALVIAGQMCAVGVVVRLFWIRRHGQQEAVGKARYVFFPGAVEEFGGRWDRFSRYADLLLLVGVFGVVVAQVVATVRALPTGVSVVAAVIPVIDVVLGGLLVRFLISRDRLPRSTFLGVLAAILTVVNDLVVVVGTGERAPLHNQFAQVAAVVAVGLFVWAPLEPSMHAAFSPQALLRRRSESSRLVALMPLAAVPVLLYVIGADLLPGLVYVLTGVLVAMVALVRGAAAVLDNERLADRDWYTGLLNRRGMVLAFRELAPTAESPWQLALLDVDDFKQVNDTFGHYAGDDLLVQIARRLRGQMSPDAILGRPGGDEFVLILPPGHTPVEAIKDKVFAAPFDVAGHEMPVRVSIGVIELNLPDRDEAEVFTEVDIAVYSAKAAGRNTVVVYDPKQRDQVLGRQALLTDLRRTLDGDVTAGTFEVYYQPLVELGTGLITGCEALMRWRHTERGMVRPDDFFGLAETSGLAGELDRWVLGEALAQVAAWEQEGIGSIYVSVNLGRTSMLDPRLAEATLQSLEHAGVKPTQLHLEITEHDELPPEAGALTLALLTEAGVRVSLDDFGIGYTSLDYLHRYPVRQLKLDRSITSNLQTDPSSPLLEGIVAMARSLKVDVVAEGIETEPQRERLAGLGIAYGQGYHLCRPQPAELMTDLLRQAGPAKRIPFPRPASDNTVVNLPA, from the coding sequence GTGGGGTTGCTCGTGCTGGCCGTACCCGCCGGCCACCCGGACGTGCAGCCGTGGTTGCTGCTCGCCGGGACGTGGGTGGCTGTGGGCGCCACGCTCGGAGGAATCGCCTGGTACCGGCCCGCCGAGTGGATCGCCTGGAGCCTGGTCGCGGGAATGCTGGGGCTGTGGGGCGGAGCGGGCCTGGTCGGCCTGCTGAACGAGGATGCCGCTGCTGTCGGTGCGGCCCTCGTGATCGCGGGACAGATGTGTGCCGTGGGTGTCGTGGTCCGGCTGTTCTGGATCCGGCGCCACGGTCAGCAGGAAGCGGTGGGCAAGGCGCGGTACGTGTTCTTCCCGGGCGCCGTCGAGGAGTTCGGGGGACGGTGGGACCGGTTCTCCCGGTACGCCGACCTGCTGCTCCTCGTCGGTGTCTTCGGAGTGGTGGTCGCCCAGGTGGTGGCGACCGTGCGGGCTCTTCCCACCGGGGTCTCGGTCGTGGCGGCCGTGATCCCCGTGATCGACGTGGTGCTCGGCGGGCTGCTGGTGCGGTTCCTGATCTCCCGGGACCGTCTCCCGCGCAGCACCTTTCTCGGGGTGCTGGCCGCGATCCTGACCGTCGTCAACGACCTGGTGGTCGTGGTCGGCACGGGGGAGCGGGCCCCGCTGCACAACCAGTTCGCCCAGGTGGCCGCGGTGGTCGCCGTCGGGCTGTTCGTCTGGGCGCCGCTGGAACCCTCGATGCACGCGGCGTTCTCGCCCCAGGCCCTGCTGCGGCGGCGCTCGGAGTCCTCGCGCCTGGTCGCGCTGATGCCTCTGGCCGCCGTGCCCGTGCTGCTGTACGTCATCGGCGCGGACCTGCTGCCCGGCCTGGTCTACGTGCTCACCGGGGTGCTCGTGGCCATGGTGGCCCTGGTGCGCGGTGCCGCCGCGGTGCTCGACAACGAGCGCCTGGCCGACCGCGACTGGTACACCGGCCTGCTCAACCGGCGGGGGATGGTGCTCGCCTTCCGCGAGCTCGCCCCCACCGCCGAATCGCCCTGGCAGCTCGCCCTTCTCGACGTCGACGACTTCAAGCAGGTCAACGACACGTTCGGGCACTACGCCGGTGACGACCTGCTGGTGCAGATCGCCCGCCGGCTGCGGGGCCAGATGTCGCCGGACGCGATCCTGGGACGTCCCGGCGGCGACGAGTTCGTGCTGATCCTCCCGCCCGGGCACACCCCGGTCGAGGCGATCAAGGACAAGGTGTTCGCCGCCCCGTTCGACGTGGCCGGTCACGAGATGCCGGTGCGGGTGAGCATCGGCGTGATCGAGCTGAACCTGCCCGACCGCGACGAGGCCGAGGTGTTCACCGAGGTGGACATCGCCGTCTACTCGGCCAAGGCCGCGGGCCGCAACACCGTGGTGGTCTACGACCCGAAGCAGCGTGACCAGGTGCTCGGCCGTCAGGCCCTGCTCACCGACCTGCGCCGCACGCTCGACGGAGACGTCACCGCGGGGACCTTCGAGGTGTACTACCAGCCCCTGGTCGAGCTCGGCACCGGCCTGATCACCGGCTGCGAGGCGCTCATGCGCTGGCGGCACACCGAACGGGGCATGGTGCGCCCCGACGACTTCTTCGGCCTGGCCGAGACCTCGGGCCTGGCCGGGGAACTCGACCGCTGGGTGCTGGGTGAGGCGCTGGCCCAGGTGGCCGCGTGGGAGCAGGAGGGCATCGGCTCGATCTACGTCAGCGTGAACCTGGGGCGCACCAGCATGCTCGACCCGCGCCTGGCCGAGGCCACGCTGCAGTCGCTGGAGCACGCCGGGGTCAAGCCGACGCAACTGCACCTGGAGATCACCGAGCACGACGAACTGCCGCCCGAGGCCGGGGCTCTCACCCTGGCCCTGCTCACCGAGGCCGGTGTGCGCGTCAGCCTCGACGACTTCGGTATCGGCTACACCTCGCTCGACTACCTGCACCGCTACCCGGTGCGCCAGCTCAAGCTCGACCGCTCGATCACCAGCAACCTGCAGACCGACCCGTCGTCACCGCTGCTCGAGGGCATCGTGGCGATGGCCCGCTCGCTGAAGGTCGACGTGGTGGCCGAGGGCATCGAGACCGAGCCCCAGCGTGAACGTCTGGCCGGGCTGGGCATCGCCTACGGCCAGGGCTACCACCTGTGCCGGCCGCAGCCCGCCGAGCTGATGACCGACCTACTGCGCCAGGCCGGTCCGGCCAAGCGCATCCCCTTCCCGCGCCCGGCCTCCGACAACACCGTGGTCAACCTGCCCGCCTGA
- a CDS encoding sulfurtransferase TusA family protein codes for MGAETSSVPPDVVVDGIGMLCVRLLIKLRGVVAEADPGTLVHVLTTDPAAPIDLPSWCHLTGHTYLGPVGEGDGHVVHALRVEAGALRTRADRPWHPER; via the coding sequence ATGGGCGCGGAAACGTCTTCCGTCCCGCCCGACGTCGTGGTGGACGGCATCGGCATGCTCTGCGTGCGGTTGCTGATCAAGCTGCGCGGCGTGGTGGCGGAGGCGGATCCGGGCACGCTCGTGCACGTGCTCACCACCGATCCGGCCGCCCCGATCGACCTGCCCTCGTGGTGTCACCTCACCGGTCACACCTACCTGGGCCCCGTCGGTGAGGGGGACGGTCACGTGGTGCACGCGCTGCGGGTGGAGGCCGGTGCCCTGCGCACCCGGGCCGACCGGCCGTGGCACCCGGAACGCTAA
- a CDS encoding histone-like nucleoid-structuring protein Lsr2 encodes MAQRTIVEFTDDLNGKPAAETVTFAIDGKTYEIDVTEKNAAKLRQAFEPWANSARRLTKSGRTIRKVTTEVDTAAVRAWAASNGVEVSARGRIASSVLEQYRAAGN; translated from the coding sequence ATGGCGCAGAGAACGATTGTGGAATTCACCGACGACCTCAACGGAAAGCCCGCGGCGGAGACCGTCACCTTCGCTATCGACGGCAAGACCTATGAGATCGACGTGACCGAGAAGAACGCGGCCAAATTGCGGCAGGCTTTCGAGCCGTGGGCCAACAGTGCGCGGCGTCTGACCAAGTCCGGCCGCACCATTCGCAAGGTCACCACCGAGGTCGACACCGCCGCCGTGCGTGCCTGGGCCGCCAGCAACGGCGTCGAAGTCTCCGCCCGGGGCCGCATCGCGTCGTCCGTGCTCGAGCAGTACCGCGCCGCCGGCAACTGA
- the tkt gene encoding transketolase, whose product MTDTATSATNGLEWTDLDKRAVDTVRLLAADAVQKVGNGHPGTAMSLAPAAYMLYQKVMKHDPSDPNWVGRDRFVLSAGHSSITQYVQLFLAGYGLELEDLKALRTWGSLTPGHPEYGHTAGVEITTGPLGQGLASAVGMAMAARRERGLFDPEAAAGESPFDHHVYVIASDGDLQEGVTAEASSIAGHQELGNLVVIYDQNHISIEDDTDIAFTEDVAKRYESYHWHVQKVDWTVTGEYVEDVQALYDAIEAAKAETSKPSIILLRTIIAWPAPTKQGTGASHGSALGLDEIKATKELLGFPTDQDFYVDPEVFEHVRGAVDRGRSLKSAWLEGFKAWEAANPEQASLHERLAAGRLPDGWEKALPSFPAGKDVSTRKASGAVLSALAPVLPELWGGSADLAESNNTTMEGEPSFIPSHRSTSTWSGNPYGRTLHFGIREHAMGSILAGIRLHGNTRPYGGTFLQFSDYMRGAVRLTSLMNIPVTYVWTHDSIGLGEDGPTHQPVEHLAALRAIPNLSIVRPADANETAWAWRANLERNSGPVGMILSRQNLPTYDREAPGFNGPEGVARGAYVLAEADGGDPKVILMGTGSEVQLAVAAREVLQAEGIPTRVVSVPCVEWFNEQDANYKASVLPHTVKARVSVEAGLALGWRDFVGDAGRSISVEGYGASADYKRIFKEYGITTEAVVEAAKESLRATEA is encoded by the coding sequence GTGACAGACACCGCAACCAGCGCCACCAACGGGCTCGAGTGGACCGACTTGGACAAGCGCGCGGTGGACACCGTGCGACTGCTCGCCGCGGACGCGGTGCAGAAGGTCGGCAACGGTCACCCGGGTACGGCCATGAGCCTCGCCCCCGCGGCCTACATGCTCTACCAGAAGGTCATGAAGCACGATCCGAGCGACCCCAACTGGGTCGGCCGTGACCGCTTCGTGCTCTCCGCCGGTCACTCCAGCATCACGCAGTACGTGCAGCTCTTCCTCGCCGGCTACGGCCTCGAGCTCGAAGACCTCAAGGCGCTGCGCACCTGGGGCTCGCTGACCCCCGGTCACCCCGAGTACGGCCACACGGCCGGCGTCGAGATCACCACCGGCCCGCTGGGCCAGGGTCTGGCCTCCGCGGTGGGTATGGCGATGGCCGCCCGCCGCGAGCGTGGCCTGTTCGACCCGGAGGCGGCCGCGGGCGAGAGCCCGTTCGACCACCACGTCTACGTGATCGCGTCCGACGGTGACCTCCAGGAGGGTGTCACCGCCGAGGCCTCGTCGATCGCCGGTCACCAGGAGCTGGGCAACCTGGTCGTGATCTACGACCAGAACCACATCTCCATCGAGGACGACACCGACATCGCCTTCACCGAGGACGTCGCCAAGCGGTACGAGTCGTACCACTGGCACGTGCAGAAGGTCGACTGGACCGTCACCGGCGAGTACGTCGAAGACGTGCAGGCCCTGTACGACGCGATCGAGGCGGCCAAGGCCGAGACCTCGAAGCCGTCGATCATCCTGCTCCGCACCATCATCGCCTGGCCGGCCCCGACCAAGCAGGGCACGGGTGCCTCGCACGGCTCCGCGCTCGGCCTGGACGAGATCAAGGCCACCAAGGAGCTCCTCGGTTTCCCGACCGACCAGGACTTCTACGTCGACCCCGAGGTGTTCGAGCACGTCCGGGGTGCCGTCGACCGCGGCCGGTCGCTGAAGTCGGCCTGGCTCGAGGGTTTCAAGGCCTGGGAGGCCGCCAACCCGGAGCAGGCGTCGCTGCACGAGCGTCTGGCCGCCGGCCGGCTGCCCGACGGCTGGGAGAAGGCGCTGCCGTCCTTCCCGGCCGGCAAGGACGTCTCGACCCGTAAGGCGTCCGGTGCGGTCCTGAGCGCCCTGGCCCCGGTCCTGCCGGAGCTGTGGGGCGGTTCGGCCGACCTCGCCGAGTCGAACAACACGACCATGGAGGGCGAGCCGTCCTTCATCCCGTCGCACCGTTCGACCAGCACGTGGAGCGGCAACCCGTACGGCCGCACGCTGCACTTCGGCATCCGCGAGCACGCGATGGGCTCGATCCTGGCCGGTATCCGCCTGCACGGCAACACCCGCCCCTACGGCGGTACGTTCCTGCAGTTCAGCGACTACATGCGTGGCGCCGTCCGGCTCACGTCGCTGATGAACATCCCGGTCACCTACGTCTGGACCCACGACTCCATCGGTCTGGGCGAGGACGGCCCGACGCACCAGCCGGTCGAGCACCTGGCGGCCCTGCGCGCGATCCCGAACCTGTCGATCGTCCGCCCGGCCGACGCCAACGAGACCGCCTGGGCGTGGCGCGCCAACCTGGAGCGCAACTCCGGTCCGGTCGGGATGATCCTGTCCCGCCAGAACCTGCCCACCTACGACCGTGAGGCCCCCGGCTTCAACGGCCCGGAGGGTGTGGCCCGGGGCGCGTACGTCCTGGCCGAGGCCGACGGGGGCGACCCCAAGGTCATCCTCATGGGCACCGGCTCGGAGGTCCAGCTCGCCGTCGCCGCGCGCGAGGTGCTGCAGGCCGAGGGAATTCCGACCCGGGTGGTCTCGGTTCCCTGTGTCGAGTGGTTCAACGAGCAGGACGCCAACTACAAGGCGAGTGTGCTGCCGCACACCGTGAAGGCGCGTGTCTCGGTCGAGGCCGGTCTGGCCCTGGGCTGGCGCGACTTCGTCGGTGACGCCGGCCGCAGCATCTCGGTCGAGGGTTACGGCGCGTCCGCCGACTACAAGCGGATCTTCAAGGAGTACGGCATCACCACGGAGGCCGTGGTCGAGGCCGCCAAGGAGAGCCTGCGCGCCACCGAGGCCTGA
- a CDS encoding DoxX family protein — MTIAFWVLAALLALFYLYSGGLKVVRTRDQLRPMMAWVDSVPLPALRTIGVLEVLGALGLVLPPLTGIAPVLAVAAAIGLALIQVGGTATHVSRGETSVIGLNLALLVAAAVTAWLATVWL, encoded by the coding sequence ATGACGATTGCCTTCTGGGTGCTCGCCGCCCTGCTCGCCCTCTTCTACCTCTACAGCGGCGGTCTCAAGGTGGTGCGCACCCGCGATCAGCTGCGTCCGATGATGGCCTGGGTCGACAGCGTGCCGCTCCCGGCGCTGCGCACGATCGGCGTGCTCGAGGTGCTCGGTGCCCTGGGTCTGGTGCTGCCTCCGCTGACCGGGATCGCACCGGTGCTGGCGGTGGCCGCCGCGATCGGGCTGGCACTGATCCAGGTCGGCGGCACCGCCACGCACGTGTCGCGGGGCGAGACGAGCGTGATCGGGCTGAACCTCGCGCTGCTCGTCGCGGCGGCGGTCACGGCGTGGCTCGCCACCGTCTGGCTGTGA
- a CDS encoding calcium-binding protein, whose product MRAYTIFPFVMAVGVVLAPSAQAASGGLPTQAAVSPGPSTRSAQARLAEARIADARSAHARPTQARPAHARPAHAQPAHARPTQARPAQARPAHAQPAHLQPAQAGSGSPTAATSSSAPAVAGVQRQRLVYSSAPGQANRLTVTMRAGTGTDLYSYTVDDVYPIRATAGCRHPVRTDATKVVCSLDVAGNADPFYAGLFYLGDRNDTVRFHNLSGQEFYASQFWLGDGDDRAVTRADQPEPGQDGHDGSSVYGQNGDDQIETGPGGDLSFVMGGNNDDLIRVYGEGIASGGNGNDKIYGTFGIHTFNGDDGNDLIDAGDGDDVVYGGRGNDRLWGRQGNDTIYGNSGDDQLHGGLGTDNLHGGPGRNVIDER is encoded by the coding sequence ATGCGCGCTTACACCATTTTTCCGTTCGTGATGGCCGTCGGCGTCGTGCTGGCGCCGTCGGCACAGGCGGCGTCCGGGGGCCTGCCGACGCAGGCCGCGGTCTCGCCGGGCCCGTCGACCCGGTCCGCTCAGGCCCGACTTGCGGAGGCCAGGATCGCGGACGCGCGGTCCGCTCACGCCCGGCCCACCCAGGCCCGGCCCGCTCACGCCCGGCCCGCTCACGCCCAGCCCGCTCACGCCCGGCCCACCCAGGCCCGGCCCGCTCAGGCCCGGCCCGCTCACGCCCAGCCCGCTCACCTCCAGCCCGCTCAGGCCGGCTCGGGATCACCCACGGCAGCCACCTCTTCCAGCGCGCCCGCGGTCGCCGGGGTACAGAGGCAGCGGCTCGTCTACTCCTCGGCGCCCGGGCAGGCCAACCGGCTCACAGTCACTATGCGCGCCGGCACCGGCACCGACCTCTACTCCTACACGGTCGACGACGTGTACCCGATCCGGGCGACCGCGGGCTGCCGTCACCCGGTGCGCACCGACGCGACCAAGGTGGTGTGCTCGCTCGACGTCGCCGGCAACGCAGACCCGTTCTACGCCGGGCTGTTCTACCTCGGCGACCGTAACGACACCGTGCGCTTCCACAACCTGAGCGGTCAGGAGTTCTACGCCAGTCAGTTCTGGCTGGGCGACGGTGACGACCGCGCCGTGACCCGGGCCGATCAGCCCGAGCCGGGGCAGGACGGGCACGACGGCAGCTCGGTCTACGGGCAGAACGGCGACGACCAGATCGAGACCGGTCCGGGCGGCGACCTGAGCTTCGTGATGGGCGGCAACAACGACGACCTGATCCGGGTCTACGGCGAGGGCATCGCCTCCGGCGGCAACGGGAACGACAAGATCTACGGGACCTTCGGCATCCACACCTTCAACGGCGACGACGGCAACGACCTGATCGACGCCGGTGACGGTGACGACGTGGTCTACGGCGGACGCGGCAACGACCGCCTGTGGGGCCGCCAGGGCAACGACACCATCTACGGCAACAGCGGTGACGACCAGCTGCACGGTGGACTCGGGACCGACAACCTCCACGGCGGCCCGGGCCGGAACGTGATCGACGAGCGCTGA
- a CDS encoding DUF4240 domain-containing protein, with product MEIDRFWEIVEAARAVPAPFDEALFNRLRQLPGDEIVEFGRRFGELQLELYRWDVWGAAYLIGGGCSDDAFIDFCAGVISLGREWLEQPDSLATHPEVQAEGGDQFEPLFYEEVTYVPARAWRQATGGTDFPQEPVAHDRDMGESFDFDDESEMRRRYPSLAPVCL from the coding sequence GTGGAGATCGACAGGTTCTGGGAGATCGTCGAGGCGGCCCGTGCGGTTCCGGCCCCGTTCGACGAGGCGCTGTTCAACCGGCTGCGGCAGCTACCGGGCGACGAGATCGTCGAATTCGGGCGGCGGTTCGGTGAGTTGCAGCTCGAGCTGTACCGGTGGGACGTCTGGGGTGCGGCCTACCTCATCGGCGGGGGCTGTTCCGACGACGCGTTCATCGACTTCTGTGCCGGGGTGATCTCACTGGGCCGGGAGTGGCTCGAGCAGCCCGACAGCCTCGCCACACACCCGGAGGTGCAGGCCGAGGGCGGTGACCAGTTCGAGCCACTGTTCTACGAAGAGGTCACCTACGTGCCGGCCCGGGCCTGGCGGCAGGCCACCGGCGGCACCGACTTCCCGCAGGAACCCGTCGCGCACGACCGCGACATGGGTGAGTCGTTCGACTTCGACGACGAGTCCGAGATGCGGCGCCGCTACCCGTCTCTCGCGCCGGTCTGCCTTTAG
- a CDS encoding SDR family NAD(P)-dependent oxidoreductase has protein sequence MHPTVEHLFSCAGRTALITGSSSGIGLSMAEAIGRAGARVVLVARTADRLRENTERLRADGVRADWIAADLANRREVTGVAERAQAEFGPIDILVHSAGLNLRPPMHELTLDEYDRTMAVNVDAAFVLGQALGPAMAERGWGRIINIASQQSVRAFGNSGAYGVSKAAVTGLTRSQSEAWSPRGVGCNAVAPGFVRTPLTEPAFAIPGRAEALAARTHMGRNGELPDFAGVAVWLASDASAYVTGQTIAVDGGFSVA, from the coding sequence GTGCATCCCACGGTTGAACACCTCTTCTCCTGCGCCGGCCGCACCGCGCTGATCACCGGCTCCAGCTCGGGCATCGGGCTGAGCATGGCCGAGGCGATCGGGCGGGCCGGGGCCCGGGTCGTCCTCGTCGCCCGCACCGCCGACCGGCTGCGCGAGAACACCGAACGTCTGCGGGCCGACGGCGTGCGGGCCGACTGGATCGCGGCCGACCTCGCGAACCGTCGTGAGGTCACCGGCGTGGCCGAACGGGCCCAGGCTGAGTTCGGGCCGATCGACATCCTGGTGCACTCGGCCGGTCTCAATCTCCGGCCCCCGATGCACGAGCTCACCCTCGACGAGTACGACCGGACGATGGCCGTCAACGTCGACGCCGCCTTCGTTCTCGGTCAGGCGCTCGGCCCCGCGATGGCCGAGCGTGGCTGGGGCCGCATCATCAACATCGCCTCGCAGCAGTCGGTGCGCGCCTTCGGCAACAGCGGGGCCTACGGCGTCTCCAAGGCCGCCGTCACCGGGCTCACCCGCTCGCAGTCCGAGGCCTGGTCGCCGCGCGGGGTGGGCTGCAACGCGGTCGCCCCCGGTTTCGTGCGAACCCCGCTCACCGAACCCGCTTTCGCGATTCCCGGCCGGGCCGAGGCCCTGGCCGCCCGCACTCATATGGGACGCAACGGTGAACTTCCCGACTTCGCGGGAGTCGCGGTGTGGCTGGCGTCCGACGCCTCCGCCTACGTCACCGGCCAGACGATCGCCGTGGACGGCGGGTTCAGCGTCGCCTGA